In Desulfobacterales bacterium, the genomic stretch GGAGATTATGGAAGAAAATAATTCCCGTAAAAAGGCGGCGGCAAAAACCGAAAAACCGGCTGCGGGTGCGAAACTGGCCGAATTTTTGAAATCCCACAAGAGTGAGCATCATGTGATCGTGCTCCAGGAGTTTCCGGATCCGGATGCCATTGCCGCGGGATTTGCGCATCAGTGCATCAGCCGCCATTTTGATATTGAAACCGACATGTTATACAGCGGGCGGATCAGCCATCAGCAAAATCTGGCCCTGGTGCGGCTGCTTGGGATTGAAATGACCCGGTTTGATTCATCCGTGGATCTTTCCGGCTATGACGGGGCCGTTTTTGTGGACAACCAGGGCACTTCGGCGGGTGCCATCACGGATGCCCTGGAGGAAAAAGCCGTGCCCCCGCTGGTGGTGGTTGATCACCATGAGTCCCAGGACCGGCTCTCCCCGGAGTTTTCGGACGTGCGCCGTGATATCGGGGCCGCCGCCACCATCTATACCCAGTATCTGCAGGATGGCATCATCGACATTGATAAAACCAATAAAATCCACACCATGATGGCCACCGCCTTAACCCACGGTATCATGACCGACACCCGGGGCTTTATCCAGGCACGGCCGGAGGATTTTGAGGCAGCGGCATTTCTTTCCGGCTACCGGGATTCGGAACTGCTGGATCAGATCATGAATCAGGACCGCTCCAAACAGTCCATGAAGGTGATTCACCGGGCCCTGGGCTCCCGGGAGACGGTGGAGAGCTTCTCCATTGCCGGCATCGGCTATCTGCGGGCCGAAGATCGGGACGCCATCCCCCAGGCCGCGGATTTTCTGATCACCGAGGAAAACGTGCACACCGCCATTGTTTATGGGATTGTGACCGGGGAGGACTGGGCGGAAGCCGTGATCGGCTCCCTTCGGACCAACCGGATCACCCTGGACCCGGATCAGTTTATCAAGGAAGTTTTCGGCAAGGATGCCAAGGGCCAGTATTTCGGTGGCGGCAAGGTTTCGGCCGGCGGGTTTCATATCCCCATCGGCTTTCTCTCCGGCAGCAATGAAGAGGAATTCCGGGAGCAGAAATGGGAGGTTTTTGATGAGCAGATCAAAAAGAAGATTTTCGCCAAAATCGGGGCCAAGCCCGATAAAGCCAAGGAGGAGAACAAACAGTAAAAGCGGCTACTGAAAATAGGCCTGCATCACATACTGGGAGACCATCCGGTGAGTGTTGAAGAACGAGCCGTTTAACGCAATGTTGTAGGCCATCATATCCAGCCAGTGTTCGCGGTTTTCATAGAAATAGGGGAGCACCTTGTCCTCGAGTTTGGCGTAAAGGTCGGCCGCATCCTTTTTCCGGGAGTTTTCCGGTTCTTCCCCCTCATCCCGCTGCCGCCTGCCGATGCGCCAGCCGGTAAAGTCCTCGATATGGCCCTCCAGCCACCAGCCGTCTAAAACAGACAGATTGATCACGCCGTTAAGCGCAGCCTTCATGCCCGAGGTCCCTGATGCCTCCATGGGCCGAAGCGGCGTGTTAAGCCAGACATCCACACCGCCGACCAGGAGTTTGGCCCGGTACATGTCATAGTTTTCCAGATAACAGATGTCGATCTTATCCTTTATGGCATCCATTTTTTCATGAATGGCTTTAATCAGGGCTTTCCCCTTTTCATCTTTGGGGTGGGCTTTTCCGGCATAAAGGATCTGAATCGGGCCATGCGTATCCACGAGCTTTATCAGCCGATCCGTGTCGGAGAGGAGAAGATCCGCCCGTTTATAGGCCGCCGCCCGGCGGGCAAAACCGATGGTCAGGACATCCGGCTGCATGCTTAATCCGCACCGTTCATTGACAAAATCCAGGAGCTCCTGCTTGGCCGCCGTGTGCGCGGCCCAGATTTTTTCCCGGGGGATGTTTAAGGCGTTTCGAAGCGCGGACGGGTCGTTGGGCCAGCTCGGTATGTACCGGTCAAAAAGCCTGGCCATGGACTCCGCCACCCAGGTCCGGGTATGGATGCCGTTGGTGATGGCATCGATCCGGTATTCGGGAAACATCTTCTGGGCAGTTTCCCCGTGCTTTTTGGCCACCCCGTTGATGTATTCCGAATGATAAAGGGCCAGGTAGGTCATGTTCAGGCGCGCCTGGTCATCAATAATATTGTCGTGATCCAGGCTTTCCACATCAAAGTTCTCGCCGAACACCTCGCGTACCATATCCTTGGGGAACCGATCATGGCCGGCCGGCACCGGCGTGTGGGTGGTAAATACGCACATTTCGCGGACGGTTTCGATATCCTGCAATCTGTCCATCAGCTCTAAAGTGAGAAGCGCGGAATGCCCCTCATTCATGTGATACGCCTCAAGGTTGTCGTGACCCAGGAGCTGGAGGATTCGAACCCCGCCGAAACCTAAAACCATTTCCTGTTTCAGGCGGTAGCGTTCTTCGCCCCCATAGAGGTAGGCCGCAATTTCGCGGTCTTGCGAAGCGTTTATCTCAATATCCGTATCCAGAAACAGAATCGGCACGCTGTCGCCCTTGATGCCTTTGACGTCATAGACCCATGCCTGAATAATCACGGTCCGGTCCTCAATGGTGATGGTGATTTTTTCCGGAAGCAGGGTCATATATTCCGAAGGGTCCCATGCCACGGGGATTTCGATCTGATTGCCCGATGTATCGATTTCCTGGTGGAAATAGCCTTTTTTGTAAAGAAGCGATACGCCGACCGCCGGAATACCCAGATCGGCAAAGGATTTAATGGTGTCTCCGGCCAACACGCCAAGCCCGCCTGAATAGATGGGCAGTTCAGCGGCCAGGCCGATTTCCATGGAAAAATAGGCGACTTTTCGCTCCTGGGGATTATATTGGGCGTATGGATTCATTGGGGTTGTCCTTTTTGTCTTTTTTCTGAGTAACTTAATCGTACTCAGTCCCGCGTGAGCGGGACGGTTCTCGTACTCGTAATCGTACTCGAAAAAATCAAAAGCCGATTACGAGAACGAAAACGAGTACGATTAGGAATTAGACGCTCCTTCCGGCAAAAATGCCGCGCAGCGGAATAAATCGCTTTTTGCGAAACCGGCCAAATGATATCCTATTTTTTAATTAAAATCATTCCAAAATTTGGATCTGGTCATTATGGATGCTGCTATTTTTAACAATCCTGCGTTAACGATTGCTTTGGCCCTGGTCGTGGGTATCGGGATGCAGGCAATCGCCCATCATATCCGGGTGCCGGGGATTGTGCTGCTGCTGGCCGCCGGGGTGGTCTGCGGCCCGGACGGCCTCGGGATAATCCGGCCGGAAACACTGGGCCCTGCACTTAATATCATCATCGGCTTTGCCGTGGCCGTTATTTTGTTTGAAGGCGGCCTAAGCCTCAGGTTCAGCCGTTTGAAGCAGGAACGCCGCTCCATCCGGTATTTGATTCTGATCGGCGGCGCCATTACGGTGGCCGGCGGTGCGGTTTCCGCAAGGTTTATTTTGGGCTGGCCCTGGCAGACCGCGGCGCTTTTCGGCACCCTGGTGATGGTGACCGGGCCGACGGTGATCAATCCGCTGTTAAAACGGCTGAAAGTCAAGCGATCCGTGGCCACTGTCCTGGAAGCTGAAGGTGTAATGATTGACGCCATCGGGGCGGTGGTTGCGATTGTGGCTTTGGAGGCGGCGTTAAGCCCCGCGCACAGCA encodes the following:
- a CDS encoding bifunctional oligoribonuclease/PAP phosphatase NrnA; its protein translation is MEENNSRKKAAAKTEKPAAGAKLAEFLKSHKSEHHVIVLQEFPDPDAIAAGFAHQCISRHFDIETDMLYSGRISHQQNLALVRLLGIEMTRFDSSVDLSGYDGAVFVDNQGTSAGAITDALEEKAVPPLVVVDHHESQDRLSPEFSDVRRDIGAAATIYTQYLQDGIIDIDKTNKIHTMMATALTHGIMTDTRGFIQARPEDFEAAAFLSGYRDSELLDQIMNQDRSKQSMKVIHRALGSRETVESFSIAGIGYLRAEDRDAIPQAADFLITEENVHTAIVYGIVTGEDWAEAVIGSLRTNRITLDPDQFIKEVFGKDAKGQYFGGGKVSAGGFHIPIGFLSGSNEEEFREQKWEVFDEQIKKKIFAKIGAKPDKAKEENKQ
- the glgP gene encoding alpha-glucan family phosphorylase produces the protein MNPYAQYNPQERKVAYFSMEIGLAAELPIYSGGLGVLAGDTIKSFADLGIPAVGVSLLYKKGYFHQEIDTSGNQIEIPVAWDPSEYMTLLPEKITITIEDRTVIIQAWVYDVKGIKGDSVPILFLDTDIEINASQDREIAAYLYGGEERYRLKQEMVLGFGGVRILQLLGHDNLEAYHMNEGHSALLTLELMDRLQDIETVREMCVFTTHTPVPAGHDRFPKDMVREVFGENFDVESLDHDNIIDDQARLNMTYLALYHSEYINGVAKKHGETAQKMFPEYRIDAITNGIHTRTWVAESMARLFDRYIPSWPNDPSALRNALNIPREKIWAAHTAAKQELLDFVNERCGLSMQPDVLTIGFARRAAAYKRADLLLSDTDRLIKLVDTHGPIQILYAGKAHPKDEKGKALIKAIHEKMDAIKDKIDICYLENYDMYRAKLLVGGVDVWLNTPLRPMEASGTSGMKAALNGVINLSVLDGWWLEGHIEDFTGWRIGRRQRDEGEEPENSRKKDAADLYAKLEDKVLPYFYENREHWLDMMAYNIALNGSFFNTHRMVSQYVMQAYFQ